In a genomic window of Thermus albus:
- a CDS encoding metal ABC transporter substrate-binding protein, giving the protein MRALTLLLLLGLPLNPALAQLSIAATTPILADLVRQVGGNRVSVVSVVPPGMDPHTFEPTPSTAKALAKSQLLFANGLGLEAFLPKLQNLLPKGARLVKLAEGQPGLICTEEEPEEHEENGHAHGPCNPHLWLDPTYALRYAERMAQELARLDPKGKGFYQANLARFRQEVERRDQAFKACRLQGLKVVTQHEAFAYFARRYGLRVVGSLTTSGAQEVGSQSFLRLLDRARQEGVKLVLAEPQFQGTALKALAEALGARIAVLYTDTLDRKVPTYLALLDHNLKALCP; this is encoded by the coding sequence ATGCGAGCGCTAACCCTTCTCCTCCTCCTGGGCCTTCCCCTGAACCCGGCCCTAGCCCAGCTCTCCATTGCGGCTACCACCCCCATCCTGGCGGACCTGGTGCGGCAGGTGGGGGGAAACCGGGTGAGCGTGGTGAGCGTGGTTCCCCCGGGTATGGACCCCCACACCTTTGAGCCCACCCCCAGCACCGCCAAGGCCTTGGCCAAAAGCCAGCTTCTCTTCGCCAATGGGCTTGGCCTCGAGGCCTTTCTCCCCAAGCTCCAGAACCTCCTCCCAAAAGGAGCCCGGCTGGTGAAGCTGGCGGAGGGGCAACCGGGCCTCATCTGCACGGAAGAGGAACCCGAGGAACACGAGGAGAACGGGCACGCCCATGGCCCCTGCAACCCCCACCTGTGGCTGGACCCCACCTATGCGCTGCGGTATGCGGAGCGTATGGCCCAGGAGCTGGCCCGGCTAGACCCCAAGGGAAAAGGGTTTTACCAGGCCAACCTGGCCCGTTTCCGCCAGGAGGTGGAAAGGCGGGATCAGGCCTTTAAGGCCTGCCGCCTCCAGGGCCTGAAGGTGGTCACCCAACACGAGGCCTTCGCCTACTTTGCCCGCAGGTATGGCCTTAGGGTGGTGGGAAGCCTCACCACCTCCGGCGCCCAGGAGGTGGGAAGCCAAAGTTTCCTCAGGCTCCTGGACCGGGCGCGCCAAGAGGGGGTTAAGTTGGTCCTGGCCGAACCCCAGTTCCAGGGCACGGCCCTTAAGGCCTTGGCTGAGGCCCTGGGGGCCCGCATCGCCGTGCTCTACACCGACACCCTGGACCGGAAGGTGCCCACGTATCTGGCCCTTCTGGATCACAACCTGAAGGCCCTATGCCCATAA
- the galK gene encoding galactokinase: MGFKEIFGTLPEASAQAPGRVNLLGEHTDYQEGYVLPAPLPYFTQVEAAKAEGRVEAYSETLKELRARPLGSPAQGDFLDYLLGVVWALREAGHKVPGARFYIRSQVPIGAGLSSSAALEVAALRALRTLYRLPLSDRDLALLGQKAEAAYVGVRSGIMDQMAASLGEPGKALFLDTRTLAYENLPLPAGVRVAVLDLGLGRHLREAGYNQRREEAEEAARRLGVRSLRDVGDLCLVESLPPPLDKRARHIVGENLRVLKGVEALRKGDARAFGELMVQSHRSLAENYQVSLPELDALVEAALEAGAHGAKLTGAGFGGAVVALVPEARFAPFQEALTARFPGLRIL, encoded by the coding sequence ATGGGGTTTAAGGAAATCTTTGGCACCCTGCCCGAGGCCAGCGCCCAGGCCCCCGGCCGGGTGAACCTTTTGGGCGAGCACACCGACTACCAGGAAGGCTATGTCCTCCCCGCCCCCCTTCCCTACTTCACCCAGGTGGAGGCGGCCAAGGCCGAGGGCCGGGTGGAAGCCTACAGCGAAACCCTAAAGGAGCTGCGGGCCCGCCCCTTGGGAAGCCCGGCCCAGGGGGACTTCCTGGACTACCTCCTCGGGGTGGTCTGGGCCTTGAGGGAGGCGGGGCACAAGGTGCCCGGGGCCCGGTTCTACATCCGCAGCCAGGTGCCCATAGGGGCTGGCCTTTCCAGTTCCGCGGCCCTCGAGGTGGCCGCGCTAAGGGCCCTCCGCACCCTTTACCGCCTGCCCCTTTCCGACCGGGATCTCGCCCTTTTGGGACAGAAGGCGGAAGCGGCGTACGTGGGGGTGCGCTCCGGCATCATGGACCAGATGGCGGCCAGCCTGGGCGAGCCCGGCAAGGCCCTCTTCCTGGACACCCGAACCCTTGCTTATGAAAACCTTCCCTTGCCCGCGGGAGTGAGGGTGGCGGTCTTAGACCTGGGCCTAGGCCGGCACCTGAGGGAGGCGGGCTACAACCAAAGGCGGGAGGAGGCAGAGGAGGCGGCAAGGCGGCTTGGGGTACGGAGCCTTAGGGACGTGGGCGACCTCTGCCTGGTGGAAAGCCTGCCCCCACCCCTGGACAAAAGGGCGCGGCACATCGTGGGGGAAAACCTGAGGGTGTTAAAGGGGGTGGAGGCGTTGCGGAAAGGGGATGCCAGGGCCTTTGGCGAACTCATGGTGCAAAGCCATCGCTCACTGGCGGAAAATTACCAGGTGAGCCTTCCGGAGCTGGACGCCCTGGTGGAGGCCGCCCTGGAAGCTGGCGCCCACGGGGCCAAGCTCACGGGGGCAGGGTTTGGTGGGGCGGTGGTGGCCCTGGTGCCCGAAGCCCGCTTCGCCCCCTTTCAGGAGGCCCTTACCGCCCGGTTCCCTGGGCTTAGGATCCTGTAA
- a CDS encoding ABC-ATPase domain-containing protein, with protein MRRLEELFPFLASLEGRPYPFYKDLKGIWRGDGFDLRFVHVQGDPFASPSVVEVRYPAMAAARLRVFAHPVGQVAVEDFLLRALKTRFRNLPHVGGSGHSGRVFVEVESPKVLRRAGAHLSPQGLYLRFRVGLPASGRRILGKEAARLFRALADRLRGFLEELEVEKLLAHVHQAEDFAHIQERLPQRGLVAFVGEGAILPRESGVSQRPLKGAVPFQSPPSLRVSFRVPHKGEVLGMGLPEGLTLITGGGFHGKTTLLEALVHGVHPHIPGDGREWVVTHARAQRVQSEDGRSVVGVDLRPFVHDLPLGQDTSFFTTEDASGSTSLAAAILEALELGAKVLLLDEDTSATNLLVRDARMQALVRRETLTPLLDRIGDFKALGVSLVLVVGGVGDYLDLADTVLLLEEYRPREVTALAKAVAQAHPTGRAFGEPHHPLRVVPRTPFPESFDPRRGRRARVKGRGLRELAYGEEVVDLSALDLFENAQVRALGAWLQRLWRLADGRTPLARLVERALVEAEDLFGLEETPELAEVRPLELGAAVNRLRSLEVRRVEE; from the coding sequence GTGCGGCGCCTGGAGGAGCTTTTCCCCTTTCTGGCCTCCCTGGAGGGGAGGCCTTACCCTTTTTACAAGGATCTAAAGGGCATTTGGCGAGGGGACGGTTTTGACCTCCGCTTCGTCCACGTGCAGGGCGATCCCTTTGCCTCCCCGAGCGTGGTGGAGGTGCGCTATCCGGCCATGGCCGCGGCGAGGCTTCGGGTCTTCGCCCACCCCGTGGGGCAGGTGGCGGTGGAGGACTTCCTGCTGCGGGCGCTCAAGACCCGTTTCCGGAACCTGCCCCATGTTGGGGGTAGCGGCCACTCGGGTAGGGTTTTTGTGGAGGTGGAAAGCCCCAAGGTCCTAAGGCGGGCCGGGGCCCATCTTTCGCCTCAGGGCCTTTACCTCCGCTTCCGGGTGGGTCTTCCGGCCTCAGGCCGGAGGATTCTGGGCAAGGAGGCGGCCAGGCTTTTCCGGGCCTTGGCAGACCGTCTTCGGGGGTTTCTGGAGGAGCTGGAGGTGGAGAAGCTCCTGGCCCATGTCCACCAGGCTGAGGATTTTGCCCACATCCAGGAGCGCCTGCCCCAAAGGGGGCTGGTGGCCTTTGTGGGGGAGGGGGCCATCCTGCCCCGGGAGAGCGGGGTAAGCCAAAGGCCCTTAAAGGGAGCGGTGCCCTTCCAAAGTCCGCCTTCCTTGCGGGTTTCCTTCCGGGTACCCCACAAGGGGGAGGTCTTGGGGATGGGCCTTCCCGAGGGCCTTACCCTTATCACCGGTGGAGGCTTCCACGGGAAGACCACCCTCCTCGAGGCCCTGGTCCACGGGGTCCATCCCCACATCCCTGGGGACGGGCGGGAGTGGGTGGTGACCCATGCCCGGGCGCAACGGGTCCAGTCCGAGGATGGCCGGAGCGTGGTGGGGGTGGACCTGAGGCCCTTTGTGCACGACCTGCCCCTGGGCCAGGACACCTCCTTCTTCACCACCGAGGATGCCTCGGGTTCCACCAGTCTGGCCGCCGCCATCCTGGAGGCCTTGGAACTGGGGGCCAAGGTGCTCCTTCTGGACGAGGACACCTCCGCCACCAACCTCCTGGTGCGGGATGCCCGCATGCAGGCCCTGGTGCGGCGGGAAACCCTGACCCCGCTTTTGGATCGCATAGGGGATTTCAAGGCCCTGGGGGTGAGCCTGGTCCTGGTGGTGGGCGGGGTGGGGGATTACCTGGACCTGGCGGACACCGTTTTGCTCCTGGAGGAGTACCGCCCAAGGGAGGTTACGGCTTTGGCCAAGGCCGTGGCCCAAGCCCATCCCACGGGCCGGGCCTTTGGTGAGCCCCACCACCCCTTGCGGGTGGTGCCCAGGACCCCCTTTCCAGAAAGCTTTGATCCCCGAAGGGGGAGGAGGGCCAGGGTGAAGGGCCGGGGCCTCAGGGAGCTGGCCTATGGGGAGGAGGTGGTGGACCTCTCCGCTCTGGACCTCTTTGAAAACGCCCAGGTGCGGGCCTTGGGAGCCTGGTTGCAGCGATTATGGCGCCTGGCGGATGGCCGCACCCCCTTGGCCAGGCTCGTGGAGAGGGCCTTAGTGGAGGCGGAGGACCTCTTTGGCCTCGAGGAGACCCCTGAGCTGGCCGAGGTGCGCCCCTTGGAACTGGGGGCGGCGGTAAACCGGCTTAGGAGTCTGGAGGTAAGGCGAGTGGAGGAATAA
- a CDS encoding ABC transporter ATP-binding protein yields MTEVKESVEGLVLEGLRKSFGAVEVLKGISLEVRKGEFFTLLGPSGCGKTTLLRLIGGFEVPDRGRIVLGGKDLTALPAHRRPVNTVFQNYALFPHLTVYENVAFGLRSRRFPEAEIRARVEYAIGLLRLESLLYRYPRQLSGGQKQRVALARALVNEPQVLLLDEPMSALDAKLRAEVQVELRTLQKRLGATFILVTHDQEEAMAVSDRIGVMEGGVLLQVGTPEEVYEKPQTRFVAEFLGVANLIPAFRSGPGVQTPFGFFPLKVPWEQGYLALRPERIEVFSEPVPGSFSSWVRQVVYRGAYFEAYVETSVQEHALLRVRTSLRITGGQQVFIRLPVDGLVVLNG; encoded by the coding sequence ATGACGGAGGTTAAGGAAAGCGTTGAGGGCTTGGTCCTGGAGGGCCTTCGAAAGAGCTTTGGGGCGGTGGAGGTGCTGAAGGGTATATCCCTAGAGGTGCGTAAAGGGGAGTTTTTTACTCTTCTGGGACCCTCTGGGTGCGGGAAGACAACCCTTCTTCGACTGATCGGTGGCTTCGAGGTTCCTGACAGGGGGCGGATCGTGCTTGGAGGCAAAGACCTAACAGCCCTTCCAGCTCATCGGCGTCCGGTAAATACGGTGTTTCAAAATTACGCCCTTTTCCCTCACCTCACGGTATACGAGAACGTGGCTTTTGGTCTGAGGAGCCGGCGCTTTCCCGAGGCCGAGATCCGCGCCAGAGTGGAGTACGCCATAGGGCTTTTGCGTTTGGAAAGCCTACTCTATCGGTATCCACGTCAGCTTTCAGGAGGCCAAAAGCAGCGGGTGGCCTTGGCGCGGGCCTTAGTCAACGAGCCCCAGGTCTTGTTGTTGGATGAGCCCATGAGCGCCTTGGACGCCAAGCTTCGCGCTGAAGTGCAGGTGGAACTGAGGACCCTGCAAAAGCGCCTTGGGGCCACCTTTATCCTGGTAACCCACGATCAAGAGGAGGCCATGGCGGTTTCCGATCGCATCGGGGTGATGGAGGGAGGCGTTCTCCTCCAGGTGGGTACCCCAGAAGAGGTGTATGAGAAGCCGCAAACCCGCTTTGTGGCGGAGTTCTTGGGGGTGGCCAACCTCATCCCTGCTTTCAGGTCGGGCCCGGGAGTACAAACTCCGTTCGGCTTCTTCCCTTTGAAGGTTCCTTGGGAGCAGGGCTACCTAGCCTTGAGGCCCGAGCGGATAGAGGTCTTCAGTGAGCCGGTGCCAGGGAGTTTTTCGTCATGGGTGCGCCAGGTGGTGTACCGGGGAGCGTATTTCGAGGCCTATGTGGAAACCTCCGTCCAGGAGCATGCCTTGTTACGCGTTCGCACCTCCTTAAGAATCACAGGGGGTCAGCAGGTCTTTATCCGCCTTCCGGTGGACGGGTTGGTGGTGCTGAATGGATAG
- a CDS encoding PucR family transcriptional regulator, with amino-acid sequence MTGLALEELLRLPVLSRARVLGGDLARRVSWVHVVDLPDPAPWLRPGQLVLTTGYAWPREPGSLEAFARTLAEREPAGVALAVPQFFERFPQVAIEVLVEKGVAALELPWEIPFAQVTEEVLRKVLARQLEVQERVHTLHRALMQAVLGREDLETLLERLSQLLGRPVRFSDTPVGSAVPVPLGRERGGYLVLEGAADEVERQALENAALVAGLIMAHQRALAEQEARLGYAFLDALLEGQQEALTLERARAFGLDLDERYRLGVLLLPLSLPLSERDFQERERILRRMRDLLRRQGACTLLSLSLNQVRFLLPERLDPQGLLRELSGIGPLYLSRPRRPGELKGALEEVERLFAFREPGVYLYETHLVPRFLLGDEEARQELQAWLASLRPGELAALLSWVRAGFSHKRAARALGIHLNTLRYRLRRVEEKLSVSLQNPEDRFRLELAARIVLLQNKNR; translated from the coding sequence GTGACCGGCCTTGCGCTAGAAGAACTTCTCCGCCTTCCCGTCCTTTCCCGGGCCCGCGTGCTGGGCGGGGACCTGGCGAGGCGGGTTTCCTGGGTCCATGTGGTGGACCTTCCTGACCCTGCTCCTTGGTTGCGCCCGGGACAGTTGGTTTTGACCACGGGCTACGCCTGGCCCAGGGAGCCGGGGTCCTTGGAGGCCTTCGCCCGTACCCTGGCGGAGCGGGAGCCTGCCGGGGTGGCCCTGGCGGTTCCCCAGTTCTTTGAACGCTTCCCCCAGGTGGCCATCGAGGTCCTGGTGGAAAAGGGCGTGGCCGCCCTTGAGCTTCCCTGGGAAATACCCTTTGCCCAGGTCACCGAGGAGGTGTTGCGTAAGGTCCTTGCCCGGCAGCTGGAGGTTCAGGAACGGGTGCATACCCTGCATCGGGCCCTCATGCAGGCAGTGCTGGGGCGCGAGGACTTGGAAACACTTTTGGAGCGGCTTTCCCAACTTTTGGGACGTCCGGTGCGCTTCTCCGACACCCCGGTGGGCTCTGCGGTGCCCGTTCCCCTGGGCCGGGAGCGGGGTGGATACCTGGTCCTGGAGGGGGCGGCGGACGAGGTGGAGCGCCAGGCCTTAGAAAACGCTGCCTTAGTGGCGGGGCTTATCATGGCCCATCAGCGGGCTTTGGCGGAGCAGGAGGCGAGGCTAGGCTACGCCTTTCTGGATGCCCTCCTGGAGGGCCAGCAGGAGGCTCTGACCCTGGAGCGAGCACGGGCCTTTGGCCTGGACTTGGACGAACGGTACCGGCTTGGGGTGTTGCTTCTCCCTCTTTCCCTTCCTTTGAGCGAGAGGGATTTCCAAGAAAGGGAAAGGATACTGCGAAGGATGCGGGACCTTTTGCGGCGCCAGGGGGCCTGCACCCTCTTATCCCTGAGCCTCAACCAGGTTCGCTTCTTGTTACCAGAGCGCTTGGATCCTCAGGGATTGCTTAGGGAGCTTTCCGGGATCGGGCCCCTCTACTTGTCGCGCCCCCGAAGGCCAGGCGAGCTTAAGGGAGCCCTCGAGGAGGTGGAGCGCCTCTTTGCCTTTCGGGAGCCCGGGGTGTACCTGTACGAAACCCACCTGGTTCCTAGGTTTCTCCTGGGTGACGAGGAGGCCCGGCAGGAACTCCAGGCTTGGCTTGCCTCGCTTCGGCCTGGGGAGTTGGCGGCCCTTCTCTCCTGGGTGCGGGCAGGCTTTTCCCATAAGCGGGCGGCCAGGGCCTTGGGTATCCACCTCAATACCCTTCGCTACCGCCTGCGGCGGGTGGAGGAAAAGCTTTCCGTTTCCCTGCAGAACCCGGAAGACCGGTTCCGCTTAGAGCTTGCGGCCCGAATAGTGTTGCTGCAAAACAAAAACAGATAG
- the gabT gene encoding 4-aminobutyrate--2-oxoglutarate transaminase, producing MALVDSRNQTLWQLRERYVPRGVAQAHPVFVARAEGARIWDVDGQEYLDFAGGIGVMNVGHGHPRVLQAVRAQLERFTHVCFQVTPYEAYVRLAERLVKLAPGDFGKKTLFLTTGAEAVENAVKIARAYTDRPAVVALTHSFHGRTLLGMSLTGKASYYKQNFGPFAPEVYHAPAPYPYRGVSDEMALEGLRELFRTTVDPERVAAVILEPVLGEGGFIPLSEKYLQGIREITASHGILLIADEIQSGFGRTGRMWAVEHSAVVPDLLTFAKSVAAGLPLSGVVGRAEVMDAPKPGGLGGTYAGNPLACAAGLAVLDIFEEEDLLERGRALGKVLWEGLKLLQGRFPQVGEVRGLGPMVALELVEDPVTKKPAPELGQRVLEEARRRGLILLKAGMYGSVIRILVPLVATEAEVREGLSRLEMALEVALGET from the coding sequence GTGGCCTTGGTGGATTCGCGGAACCAAACGCTTTGGCAGTTGCGCGAGCGGTATGTCCCCCGGGGGGTGGCCCAGGCCCATCCCGTCTTCGTGGCTCGGGCCGAAGGGGCTCGCATCTGGGATGTGGACGGCCAGGAATACCTGGACTTTGCTGGGGGCATTGGGGTGATGAACGTGGGACATGGACACCCCCGGGTACTCCAGGCAGTCCGCGCCCAGCTGGAGCGTTTCACCCACGTGTGCTTCCAGGTGACCCCCTATGAGGCCTATGTGCGCTTGGCGGAACGCCTGGTCAAGCTGGCCCCGGGGGATTTCGGTAAAAAGACCCTCTTCCTGACCACGGGGGCTGAGGCGGTGGAAAATGCGGTGAAGATCGCCCGGGCTTATACGGATCGTCCGGCGGTGGTGGCCCTTACCCATTCCTTCCATGGGCGAACCTTGCTGGGGATGTCCCTCACCGGGAAGGCCTCGTACTACAAGCAAAACTTCGGCCCTTTTGCTCCCGAGGTCTACCATGCCCCAGCCCCCTACCCCTACCGCGGTGTATCCGATGAGATGGCCCTGGAAGGCCTGAGGGAACTATTCCGCACGACGGTGGACCCCGAGCGGGTGGCAGCCGTGATCCTGGAGCCTGTGCTGGGGGAGGGGGGATTTATTCCCCTTTCGGAGAAGTACTTGCAGGGTATTCGGGAAATCACCGCCTCCCACGGGATACTCCTCATTGCCGATGAGATCCAGTCCGGTTTCGGCCGCACCGGGAGGATGTGGGCTGTGGAGCATAGCGCCGTGGTTCCCGACCTCCTCACCTTTGCCAAGAGCGTGGCGGCGGGTCTTCCCCTATCCGGGGTGGTGGGCCGGGCCGAGGTCATGGATGCTCCCAAGCCCGGCGGCCTAGGGGGAACGTATGCGGGTAACCCCTTGGCCTGCGCTGCGGGGTTGGCGGTCTTGGACATTTTTGAAGAGGAAGACCTTCTCGAAAGGGGCCGGGCTTTGGGGAAGGTTCTCTGGGAGGGTCTTAAGCTTCTTCAGGGGCGGTTTCCACAGGTGGGTGAGGTCCGGGGGCTGGGTCCCATGGTGGCCTTGGAGTTGGTAGAGGACCCGGTTACAAAAAAGCCTGCCCCAGAACTGGGGCAAAGGGTGTTGGAGGAGGCTCGCCGGAGGGGGCTGATTCTCCTTAAGGCGGGGATGTACGGGAGCGTGATCCGCATCCTGGTCCCTTTGGTGGCCACGGAAGCGGAGGTCAGAGAAGGCCTTTCCCGGCTGGAGATGGCCTTGGAGGTAGCCTTGGGAGAGACGTAG
- a CDS encoding aminotransferase class III-fold pyridoxal phosphate-dependent enzyme has translation MDFRSLHKKHVLTPWVAQAPLNPPVVVRGEGVWLYDEEGRRYLDFSSGLVALNLGHGHPRLVRAIAEQAATLAYAAPSLFHDKRALLAKALSDLSPWPEGARVFFAPSGTEANEDALKFVRHLTGRFKVLAAYRSFHGATHASASLTGENRRWPAEPGTVPGVVHFFAPYPYRSPFYTEDPKEETRRALEHLERVLLHEDPKRVAAIFLEPVVGSNGVIVYPEGYLEGVRALCDRHGILLVFDEVMTGFGRVGAAFAATRFGVVPDLITFAKGVTSAYVPLGGVLLREGLARHFDENPVPTGHTYSGHPLTVAVGLATVEAYREEGIFQRVRALEPFFREALEALKERHPVVGDVRGLGAFYALELVRDRESREPLSPWHGPLSPAMQALLKALLAEGVYVLAKHNILVVAPPLTIQEEEFLEGVDRLSRALRRVEVEVL, from the coding sequence ATGGACTTCAGGAGCCTGCACAAGAAGCACGTCCTTACCCCTTGGGTGGCCCAGGCCCCCTTGAACCCGCCGGTGGTGGTCCGGGGGGAGGGGGTTTGGCTTTACGACGAGGAGGGGCGGCGTTACCTGGACTTTTCCAGCGGCCTTGTGGCCCTGAACCTGGGCCATGGCCACCCTAGGCTGGTGCGGGCCATCGCTGAGCAGGCGGCCACCTTGGCCTACGCGGCCCCAAGCCTCTTCCACGACAAAAGGGCCCTTCTCGCCAAGGCCCTTTCCGACCTTTCCCCCTGGCCGGAAGGGGCCCGGGTGTTCTTTGCCCCTTCGGGCACCGAGGCCAACGAGGATGCCTTGAAGTTCGTGCGCCACCTCACAGGCCGGTTCAAGGTGTTGGCCGCTTACCGCTCCTTCCACGGGGCCACCCATGCCTCGGCCAGCCTAACCGGGGAGAACCGCCGCTGGCCCGCGGAGCCAGGTACGGTTCCGGGGGTGGTGCATTTCTTCGCTCCTTATCCCTACCGAAGCCCCTTTTACACGGAGGACCCCAAGGAGGAAACCCGGCGGGCTTTGGAGCACCTGGAGAGGGTTCTCCTCCACGAGGACCCCAAGCGGGTGGCGGCCATCTTCCTGGAGCCCGTGGTAGGTTCCAACGGGGTCATCGTCTACCCTGAAGGCTACCTGGAAGGGGTTAGGGCCCTTTGCGACCGCCATGGCATCCTCCTGGTCTTCGACGAGGTGATGACGGGGTTTGGCCGCGTGGGGGCAGCCTTTGCCGCCACGAGGTTTGGGGTGGTGCCGGACCTCATCACCTTCGCCAAGGGGGTGACCTCGGCCTACGTGCCTTTGGGAGGCGTGCTTTTGCGGGAGGGCTTGGCCCGCCACTTTGACGAGAACCCCGTGCCCACGGGGCACACCTACTCGGGCCACCCTCTGACGGTGGCGGTGGGGCTCGCCACCGTGGAGGCCTACCGGGAGGAGGGCATCTTCCAACGGGTGCGGGCCCTGGAGCCCTTTTTCCGGGAGGCCCTGGAGGCCTTGAAGGAGCGCCATCCCGTGGTGGGGGACGTGCGGGGCCTGGGGGCCTTCTACGCTTTGGAGCTGGTTAGGGACAGGGAAAGCAGGGAACCCCTTTCCCCTTGGCATGGCCCTCTTAGCCCCGCCATGCAGGCGCTTTTAAAGGCCCTTTTGGCCGAGGGGGTTTACGTGCTGGCCAAGCACAACATTCTCGTGGTGGCCCCGCCTTTGACCATCCAGGAGGAGGAGTTCCTGGAGGGTGTGGATCGGCTTTCCCGGGCTCTGAGGCGGGTGGAGGTGGAGGTCTTGTAG